The following coding sequences lie in one Glycine max cultivar Williams 82 chromosome 19, Glycine_max_v4.0, whole genome shotgun sequence genomic window:
- the LOC100784381 gene encoding protein C2-DOMAIN ABA-RELATED 7 → MDNSILGLLKLRIKRGTNLAIRDAIKMHASDPYVIINMGEQKLKTGVVKDNCNPEWNEEFTLSIKDVKTPIHLSVYDKDTLSGDDKMGEADIDLKPYVQCVQMGLNERPDDSSVKRIQPDDTNCLAEESNCIWQNGNIIQEMILKLRNVESGEVVVEIEWVDVIGCKGLSQVEL, encoded by the exons ATGGACAATAGTATTCTGGGTCTTCTCAAACTTCGAATTAAAAGAGGCACTAATCTTGCAATACGCGATGCAATAAAAATGCATGCCAGCGACCCTTATGTCATCATCAACATGGGTGAACAG AAGCTAAAGACTGGTGTTGTAAAAGACAACTGCAATCCTGAGTGGAATGAAGAATTCACCCTTTCCATAAAGGACGTCAAAACCCCAATACATCTT TCGGTTTATGACAAGGACACTTTATCTGGAGATGACAAAATGGGTGAGGCAGATATAGACTTGAAACCGTATGTTCAGTGTGTACAAATGGGGTTGAACGAGCGCCCAGATGATTCTTCAGTCAAGAGGATTCAACCAGATGACACTAATTGCCTTGCTGAAGAGAGCAACTGCATTTGGCAAAATGGAAATATTATCCaagaaatgattttgaaattgagAAATGTCGAGAGTGGGGAAGTAGTTGTTGAAATTGAGTGGGTTGATGTTATTGGTTGCAAGGGCTTATCACAGGTAGAACTTTAA